A genomic segment from Neobacillus sp. YX16 encodes:
- a CDS encoding glycine--tRNA ligase, whose product MKVSMEQIVSHAKHRGFIFPGSEIYGGLANTWDYGPLGVEFKNNIKQAWWKKFVQESPYNVGLDASILMNPRTWEASGHIGNFNDPMIDCKNCKARHRADKLIENALDEKGVEMIVDGLPFDKMEELVKEHNIACPDCGSHDFTGIRQFNLMFKTFQGVTESSTNEIFLRPETAQGIFVNFKNVQRTMRKKLPFGIAQIGKSFRNEITPGNFTFRTREFEQMELEFFCKPGEDLKWFGYWKNFAEQWLHSLGLNKENLRLRDHSEDELSHYSNATTDFEYKFPFGWGELWGVASRTDYDLKQHMQFSGEDFNYIDPETNERYIPYCIEPSLGADRVTLAFLIDAYDEEQLEDGTSRTVMRFHPALAPFKAAILPLSKKLSEEAREVYETLAKYFSVDYDEAGSIGKRYRRHDEIGTPFCITFDFDSKEDKMVTIRDRDTMEQTRVPIAELVTFIQEKILF is encoded by the coding sequence ATGAAAGTATCAATGGAGCAAATTGTTTCTCATGCAAAGCACAGAGGATTTATCTTTCCGGGGTCCGAAATTTATGGAGGACTTGCAAATACATGGGATTATGGACCATTAGGTGTTGAATTTAAGAATAACATTAAACAAGCTTGGTGGAAAAAGTTTGTTCAAGAGTCTCCATACAATGTCGGATTAGATGCAAGCATCTTAATGAATCCAAGGACTTGGGAGGCTTCTGGGCATATCGGTAACTTTAATGACCCAATGATTGATTGTAAAAACTGTAAAGCCAGACATCGTGCTGATAAGTTAATTGAAAATGCTCTTGATGAAAAGGGAGTCGAGATGATCGTTGATGGACTTCCGTTTGATAAAATGGAAGAGCTTGTTAAAGAACATAATATTGCTTGCCCTGATTGCGGCAGTCATGATTTTACCGGCATTCGCCAATTTAACCTCATGTTTAAAACCTTTCAAGGGGTAACTGAATCTAGCACGAATGAAATATTCCTGCGTCCTGAAACAGCACAAGGGATATTCGTTAATTTTAAAAATGTTCAGCGTACGATGAGAAAGAAATTACCTTTTGGGATTGCGCAAATCGGAAAAAGCTTCCGTAATGAAATTACACCTGGAAACTTTACTTTCCGGACTCGTGAGTTTGAACAAATGGAGCTAGAGTTTTTCTGTAAGCCTGGTGAGGACTTGAAATGGTTCGGTTATTGGAAGAACTTCGCAGAACAATGGCTTCATTCTTTAGGGTTAAATAAGGAAAATTTAAGACTTCGTGATCATTCAGAGGATGAACTTTCACATTATAGTAATGCGACTACCGACTTTGAATATAAATTCCCATTTGGCTGGGGAGAACTTTGGGGTGTAGCTTCACGGACGGATTATGATTTAAAGCAGCATATGCAATTCTCAGGTGAAGATTTTAACTATATTGATCCAGAGACAAATGAAAGATATATTCCTTATTGCATCGAGCCTTCTCTAGGGGCAGACAGGGTAACATTAGCATTTTTAATTGATGCCTATGACGAAGAACAGCTCGAAGATGGAACGTCCAGAACGGTCATGCGCTTTCACCCGGCACTGGCACCGTTTAAGGCAGCGATTCTTCCATTGTCAAAGAAACTCTCTGAAGAAGCAAGAGAAGTCTATGAAACATTAGCAAAGTATTTCTCCGTAGACTATGATGAAGCTGGTTCAATCGGAAAACGGTACCGCAGACATGACGAAATTGGTACGCCTTTCTGTATCACTTTTGATTTTGATTCAAAAGAAGACAAAATGGTAACAATCAGAGACCGTGACACAATGGAGCAAACCCGTGTCCCAATCGCAGAACTAGTCACATTCATCCAAGAAAAGATTTTGTTTTAA
- the dnaG gene encoding DNA primase, which translates to MAERIAEEKINQIRQSVDIVEIISEYVQLKKQGRNYFGLCPFHGENSPSFSVSTDKQIYHCFGCGAGGNVFSFLMELEGISFLEAAVKLAEKANVDLQVNFSVNGKGKSVSPELQSMLDAHELLRKFYHHLLVNTKDGQHALEYLLNRGFTRESIDKFQIGYSLNSWDFVYKFLAKRDFLPEIMEKAGLIIKRERDGTYFDRFRDRIMFPIFDRNGNCIAFSGRSLGADEPKYLNSPETVIFNKSKILYNFHLAKPNIRKLQQAVLFEGFADVIAADKSGVENGIATMGTSLTEEHITLIRQNTESITICFDSDKAGIEAAFRAGNMLIDAGCSIKVSMMSDGLDPDEYIKKNGPEKFRNEVIGASHTWMAFKFLYFRRGKNLQIEGDRLAYIETILKEISKLTKAVEKDHYLRQLASEFSISLDALQQQLKQVFFTEKKKSHGQTPPINKPSVRAKQDKKLKPAHYTAERRLIAHMLRNRDTAYRVQDLLRGNTFNIDEHQAIITYLIGFYEEHMNPDSSAFLTYIQDDNLRRIVADIEMMSINEELSSQELTDYIKQVLNYQKLLKIKEKEVEQKEAERQSDFSKAAAIGNEIIQLRKSL; encoded by the coding sequence ATGGCAGAACGGATTGCCGAAGAAAAAATTAATCAAATTCGTCAGTCTGTTGATATTGTTGAAATTATTAGCGAATACGTTCAACTGAAAAAACAAGGGCGAAATTACTTCGGATTATGTCCTTTCCATGGAGAAAACTCCCCATCATTTTCCGTTTCAACCGATAAACAAATTTATCATTGCTTTGGCTGCGGAGCGGGAGGAAATGTTTTCTCATTTTTAATGGAGCTTGAAGGAATTTCATTTCTAGAAGCAGCCGTTAAATTAGCTGAAAAGGCTAATGTTGACTTACAAGTAAACTTCTCAGTTAATGGGAAGGGTAAGAGTGTCTCTCCAGAACTTCAGTCAATGCTGGACGCGCATGAGCTTTTGCGTAAATTCTACCATCATTTATTGGTTAATACGAAAGACGGTCAACATGCTTTAGAGTATTTGTTGAACAGAGGCTTTACCCGAGAATCGATTGATAAATTTCAAATTGGTTATTCATTAAATTCATGGGATTTTGTATACAAATTTCTTGCGAAAAGGGATTTTTTACCAGAAATAATGGAAAAGGCCGGATTGATTATCAAACGAGAAAGGGATGGAACTTACTTTGATCGATTCCGAGATCGGATTATGTTCCCAATTTTTGACCGCAATGGAAACTGTATTGCTTTTTCGGGGAGATCATTAGGGGCGGATGAGCCCAAATATTTAAATAGTCCCGAAACGGTAATCTTTAATAAAAGTAAAATTTTATATAATTTTCATCTGGCCAAACCTAATATTCGAAAATTGCAGCAGGCTGTTCTTTTTGAAGGATTTGCTGATGTCATTGCTGCTGATAAATCTGGTGTGGAAAATGGTATCGCCACAATGGGTACTTCTTTAACAGAAGAGCACATTACCCTAATACGGCAGAATACTGAGTCGATAACGATTTGTTTTGATTCAGACAAAGCAGGAATTGAAGCTGCCTTTAGAGCTGGGAATATGCTCATCGATGCGGGCTGTTCTATAAAAGTTTCTATGATGTCTGATGGACTTGATCCAGATGAATATATAAAAAAGAATGGTCCAGAAAAGTTTCGTAATGAGGTCATAGGTGCAAGCCATACATGGATGGCTTTTAAATTTCTTTATTTTCGAAGAGGAAAAAATCTTCAAATAGAAGGAGATCGGCTAGCCTATATCGAAACAATACTTAAAGAAATAAGTAAATTGACAAAAGCTGTTGAAAAAGATCATTATTTGCGGCAGCTTGCCTCTGAGTTTTCCATTTCACTTGACGCCTTACAGCAACAGTTGAAACAAGTTTTCTTCACAGAAAAAAAGAAGTCACATGGTCAAACACCGCCAATAAATAAGCCTAGTGTTAGGGCTAAACAGGATAAGAAATTAAAGCCTGCTCATTACACTGCTGAAAGACGGTTAATTGCCCATATGTTAAGAAATCGAGACACAGCTTATAGGGTTCAGGATTTATTACGGGGTAATACGTTTAATATCGATGAACATCAGGCAATAATAACATATCTAATTGGTTTTTATGAAGAGCATATGAATCCTGATTCTAGTGCATTTTTAACCTATATTCAAGATGATAATCTTAGAAGAATAGTCGCTGACATTGAGATGATGTCGATTAATGAAGAATTAAGCAGTCAAGAATTAACTGATTATATCAAACAGGTGTTGAATTATCAAAAATTGTTAAAGATAAAAGAAAAAGAAGTGGAACAAAAAGAAGCTGAGCGACAAAGTGATTTTAGTAAAGCTGCCGCAATTGGGAATGAAATTATTCAATTGCGTAAATCGCTATAG
- a CDS encoding YqzL family protein codes for MMDFTWKVFLQTGNIDTYLLFKELEKENQEIPGNQTEDLAQMDFPVS; via the coding sequence ATGATGGATTTTACGTGGAAAGTATTCCTACAGACAGGTAATATTGACACATATCTTCTCTTTAAAGAGCTTGAGAAGGAAAACCAAGAAATACCCGGAAATCAGACTGAAGATCTAGCGCAAATGGATTTTCCCGTTTCATAA
- a CDS encoding Nif3-like dinuclear metal center hexameric protein — protein sequence MKKANGHEIIQLFEQFSPKGLAMEDDKIGLQIGRLNKKIDKVMIALDVLEEVIDEAIERNVQLIIAHHPPIFRPLKNVLTDTVQGRMIEKLLKHDIAVYAAHTNLDVAKGGVNDLLANALGLETPEVLVPTYETKLKKLVVFTPASHAEEIRKVLGDTGAGYIGNYSHCSFSGDGTGRFLPGENTNPHIGQQGRLETVDEVRIETIVPEHLLKRAVTAMVKAHPYEEVAYDIYPVENKGEVLGLGRIGKVKEMTLGEFAERVKEAFEVDKVRVVGDLSSRVKKVAVLGGDGNKYFMSAKFKGADVYITGDIYYHTAHDAMMQGLNMIDPGHNVEKIMKKGLTATLSKMCKESGYEVEIFPSDVNTDPFQYV from the coding sequence ATGAAGAAAGCGAATGGACATGAAATCATTCAACTATTTGAACAGTTTTCTCCTAAGGGTCTTGCGATGGAAGATGATAAGATAGGTTTGCAAATTGGCCGGTTGAATAAGAAAATAGATAAAGTCATGATTGCCCTTGATGTCCTAGAAGAGGTGATTGATGAAGCCATTGAAAGGAATGTTCAGCTAATCATTGCCCATCATCCGCCAATCTTTCGACCTCTAAAGAATGTCCTAACAGACACTGTACAGGGAAGAATGATCGAAAAACTATTAAAGCATGATATAGCGGTCTATGCAGCCCATACTAACCTTGATGTGGCTAAAGGAGGAGTAAATGATCTTCTGGCGAACGCACTGGGATTGGAAACCCCTGAAGTCCTAGTACCTACATACGAAACGAAACTTAAGAAACTAGTTGTCTTCACACCGGCAAGTCATGCTGAGGAAATTAGAAAGGTCCTTGGGGATACTGGTGCTGGCTATATCGGTAATTACAGCCACTGTTCCTTTTCAGGTGATGGAACTGGGAGGTTTTTGCCAGGGGAAAATACGAACCCGCATATTGGCCAGCAAGGTCGTTTAGAAACGGTAGATGAAGTAAGAATTGAAACGATTGTACCTGAGCATCTGTTAAAAAGAGCAGTTACAGCTATGGTAAAAGCTCATCCATATGAAGAAGTTGCTTATGATATTTATCCTGTTGAAAATAAAGGTGAAGTTCTTGGGCTTGGCAGAATCGGCAAAGTCAAAGAAATGACACTCGGAGAGTTTGCTGAGAGGGTAAAAGAAGCATTTGAGGTTGATAAGGTTAGGGTAGTTGGTGATTTATCATCACGTGTCAAGAAAGTGGCTGTATTAGGCGGAGATGGCAATAAGTATTTCATGAGCGCAAAGTTTAAGGGGGCAGATGTCTATATTACAGGAGATATTTATTATCATACTGCTCATGATGCGATGATGCAGGGATTAAACATGATAGATCCAGGTCATAATGTCGAAAAAATAATGAAAAAGGGACTTACAGCAACACTTTCAAAAATGTGTAAGGAATCTGGCTATGAAGTTGAAATTTTCCCTTCGGATGTGAACACGGATCCGTTCCAATATGTATAG
- the cccA gene encoding cytochrome c550 — MNRNPVIPYILIFVFGIGLMFLLSFKGLGDMDELAKEKEGGAETEQVVRAPEDIYTGSCVSCHGDAYQGGMGPALTGVGDRYSQDEIKDIVVNGKGNMPAGMVKPEEADAMAEWLANIK, encoded by the coding sequence ATGAATCGAAATCCGGTAATTCCTTACATCCTAATCTTTGTATTTGGAATCGGACTAATGTTCTTATTGTCTTTCAAAGGCCTCGGGGATATGGATGAGCTTGCCAAGGAAAAAGAAGGCGGAGCTGAAACAGAACAGGTTGTAAGAGCACCTGAAGACATTTACACAGGTTCTTGTGTCAGCTGTCACGGTGACGCGTACCAAGGGGGAATGGGGCCTGCTTTAACTGGTGTTGGTGACAGGTATTCCCAAGACGAAATTAAGGATATTGTAGTTAATGGTAAAGGTAATATGCCAGCCGGTATGGTTAAACCAGAGGAAGCCGATGCAATGGCTGAATGGTTAGCAAATATTAAATAA
- a CDS encoding helix-turn-helix transcriptional regulator: MVVRKIELTKRQETIIQIVKDNGPITGESIAEQLNLTRATLRPDLSILTMAGYLDARPRVGYFYTGKSGTQLLTENLQKILVRDYNSIPVIVRENVSVYDAICTMFLEDVGTLFVVDQNALLVGVLSRKDLLRASIGKQELTALPINIIMTRMPNITMCEMDDSLIDVAKLLIDKQIDALPVVRQSENGYEVIGRITKTNITKAFVALGDE; encoded by the coding sequence ATGGTGGTGAGAAAAATAGAACTGACCAAACGCCAAGAAACTATTATTCAAATTGTAAAGGATAATGGACCGATAACTGGGGAAAGCATCGCTGAACAGCTAAACCTAACAAGAGCAACATTAAGACCGGATTTGTCCATATTAACAATGGCTGGATATTTGGACGCAAGGCCTCGTGTAGGGTACTTTTATACAGGGAAATCTGGAACCCAGCTATTAACGGAAAACCTCCAGAAGATACTTGTACGAGATTATAATTCAATCCCTGTCATAGTTAGGGAAAATGTTTCGGTTTATGATGCGATTTGTACAATGTTCCTTGAGGATGTGGGAACATTATTTGTTGTAGACCAAAACGCTCTGTTAGTTGGGGTTTTATCAAGAAAAGATTTGCTTAGAGCCAGTATCGGCAAACAGGAGCTTACGGCACTGCCAATAAACATCATTATGACTAGAATGCCTAATATTACAATGTGTGAAATGGATGACTCATTAATCGATGTCGCTAAATTACTAATTGATAAACAAATTGACGCGTTGCCTGTAGTAAGGCAGTCAGAAAATGGTTATGAAGTAATCGGCAGAATAACAAAAACAAATATCACAAAAGCATTTGTTGCCTTGGGTGATGAGTGA
- the vrrA gene encoding VrrA/YqfQ family protein: MQQPRPRYPIYGHMGPNMMGRGPYGGQQRMMNPYGGSGQMIGQTMGRGQGRRNGSGLLSKILGGKKQGNQRAGLGGAQTAGRAASSGGGVGSLLKTLSNPNSLTGFINNTQQVLNSVQSITPMIQQYGPLVKNIPMMWQLYKGFKDLPTEEQSEENTPDTHIMAEESASSPAEPKKRPKKERVVQSERVEEKQPNGPSIPKLYI, encoded by the coding sequence ATGCAGCAGCCTAGACCGAGATATCCTATTTACGGGCATATGGGTCCAAACATGATGGGAAGAGGACCATATGGAGGTCAACAGCGCATGATGAATCCTTATGGCGGCAGTGGACAGATGATAGGACAAACGATGGGAAGAGGGCAAGGAAGAAGAAATGGCAGCGGCTTACTTTCAAAAATTCTGGGCGGGAAAAAGCAAGGTAATCAACGTGCAGGCCTTGGAGGTGCGCAGACAGCCGGTCGAGCTGCTTCCAGCGGAGGAGGAGTTGGTTCATTACTTAAAACACTAAGTAATCCGAACAGTCTGACTGGATTTATTAACAACACCCAACAGGTTTTGAATTCCGTTCAATCCATAACACCCATGATTCAGCAATATGGACCATTAGTCAAGAACATCCCTATGATGTGGCAATTGTATAAGGGTTTTAAAGACTTACCAACTGAGGAACAAAGTGAAGAAAACACGCCAGATACCCATATAATGGCAGAGGAGTCTGCTTCATCCCCTGCTGAACCCAAGAAAAGACCTAAAAAGGAAAGGGTTGTTCAATCTGAAAGAGTTGAAGAAAAACAACCAAATGGGCCATCTATCCCTAAACTATACATTTAA
- a CDS encoding tRNA (adenine(22)-N(1))-methyltransferase TrmK has translation MNTDKLSVRLETVAKYVLKDSKLADIGSDHAYLPSYLVKNGVITFGIAGEVVKGPFQSAEKNVRAEGLTDMISVRMGDGLEVIQPGDVDCITIAGMGGSLIANILENGKEKLSTVKRLVLQPNLNAIAIRKWLIDNNWELIAEEIIEEDSKIYEILVAERGDPLKPYRGMNLETGLLVGPFLLQRKESAFKKKWSLEKKNWKRIYEQLESAAPSAETEEKKLEVSEKITLVEGVLDNEESEWT, from the coding sequence TTGAATACAGATAAATTATCCGTACGGTTAGAAACGGTAGCAAAATATGTTCTAAAGGATTCAAAGTTGGCAGATATTGGTTCTGATCATGCATATTTACCAAGTTATCTTGTTAAGAACGGTGTGATAACCTTTGGGATTGCTGGAGAGGTTGTAAAGGGCCCATTTCAGTCGGCTGAAAAAAATGTAAGGGCAGAAGGACTTACTGACATGATTTCGGTGAGAATGGGAGATGGTTTGGAGGTAATTCAGCCAGGGGATGTGGATTGTATTACCATTGCCGGAATGGGCGGCAGTCTTATTGCCAATATTTTAGAAAATGGCAAAGAAAAGCTTTCTACAGTTAAGCGGCTTGTCCTGCAGCCTAATCTAAATGCAATTGCCATTCGAAAGTGGTTAATCGATAACAATTGGGAACTGATTGCAGAAGAAATCATTGAAGAGGATAGCAAAATATACGAGATTTTAGTTGCTGAAAGGGGAGACCCTCTAAAGCCATATCGAGGTATGAATTTAGAAACTGGCCTTTTGGTCGGACCTTTTCTGCTTCAGAGAAAAGAAAGTGCATTTAAGAAGAAATGGAGCCTAGAAAAAAAGAACTGGAAGCGTATTTATGAACAGCTTGAAAGTGCTGCACCTTCTGCAGAAACAGAAGAGAAAAAACTAGAGGTTTCAGAAAAAATTACTCTAGTAGAGGGGGTATTGGACAATGAAGAAAGCGAATGGACATGA
- a CDS encoding 4-hydroxy-3-methylbut-2-enyl diphosphate reductase encodes MQIIKISPRGYCYGVVDAMVIARNAALDKSLPRPIYILGMIVHNKHVTDAFAEEGIITLDGKNRKDILDKVDTGTVIFTAHGISPEVRELAKKKGLVTIDATCPDVTRTHDLIEEKTKQGYQVIYIGKKGHPEPEGAVGVAPDLVHLVETPSDVEALNIHSDKLIVTNQTTMSQWDVTDTMKKVQEKYPHAEAYNEICNATQVRQEAVAGQATEADVTIVVGDPMSNNSNRLAQVSEEIAGTKAYRIADISELDIEWIKAAKNVAVTSGASTPTPITKEVITFLEQFDPKNEATWERQRNVPLNKILPKVKK; translated from the coding sequence ATGCAAATCATTAAGATTTCACCGCGCGGATACTGTTATGGTGTCGTTGACGCCATGGTAATTGCAAGAAATGCCGCATTAGATAAATCATTACCACGCCCTATCTACATTTTAGGGATGATTGTTCATAATAAACACGTAACGGATGCTTTCGCAGAAGAAGGTATTATTACACTCGACGGAAAAAATCGCAAAGACATTCTAGACAAGGTAGATACAGGAACTGTCATTTTTACAGCTCATGGTATATCCCCTGAAGTAAGAGAGCTAGCAAAAAAGAAGGGACTTGTTACGATTGATGCTACATGTCCAGATGTAACAAGAACGCATGATTTGATAGAAGAGAAAACAAAGCAAGGCTACCAAGTCATTTATATTGGTAAAAAAGGACATCCTGAGCCTGAAGGTGCTGTTGGTGTAGCTCCTGATCTCGTACACCTTGTCGAAACACCAAGCGATGTAGAAGCCTTAAACATTCATAGTGATAAACTGATTGTTACCAATCAAACCACCATGAGCCAATGGGATGTTACTGATACCATGAAAAAGGTTCAGGAGAAATATCCTCATGCAGAAGCTTATAATGAGATATGCAACGCCACACAAGTGCGTCAGGAAGCAGTTGCTGGTCAAGCCACTGAGGCTGATGTAACGATTGTGGTTGGAGACCCGATGAGTAATAACTCCAATCGACTCGCGCAAGTCTCGGAAGAAATTGCTGGTACAAAGGCTTATCGAATTGCCGATATCTCTGAGTTAGATATTGAGTGGATTAAGGCTGCGAAGAACGTAGCCGTAACATCTGGTGCTTCTACTCCTACACCAATCACCAAGGAAGTCATAACCTTCTTAGAGCAATTTGATCCCAAAAACGAAGCAACTTGGGAACGTCAAAGAAATGTTCCATTAAATAAAATATTACCTAAAGTAAAAAAATAA
- the recO gene encoding DNA repair protein RecO, protein MLQKCEGIVIRTTDYGETNKIITLYTREWGKIGVMARGAKKPNSRLSSITQLFTHGYFLVQRGSGLGTIQQGEMITSFRSIGEDIFLTAYASYIVELTDKCTEDKKPNPFHFELLFQTLNYLNEGYDSDILMNIYEMKMLNVLGLYPILNQCSVCGSTDGLFSFSIREGGFICHRCLDKDPYHYKLSPSSVKLLRLFYFIDLSRLGNISVKQETKDELKTVISSYYEEYSGLYLKTKKFLQSMEKFRDQL, encoded by the coding sequence ATGCTCCAAAAGTGTGAAGGCATCGTCATTAGAACTACAGATTATGGTGAAACCAATAAAATTATTACCTTATATACCAGGGAATGGGGAAAGATTGGTGTTATGGCAAGAGGTGCTAAAAAGCCAAACAGCCGGCTTTCCTCTATTACTCAGCTTTTTACTCACGGTTACTTTCTAGTCCAAAGAGGATCTGGATTAGGTACCATACAACAGGGAGAAATGATTACTAGTTTTCGCAGTATTGGTGAGGATATTTTCCTTACTGCCTATGCTAGTTATATTGTAGAATTAACAGATAAGTGTACGGAGGATAAGAAACCAAACCCATTTCATTTCGAACTGCTCTTTCAAACACTTAATTATTTGAACGAAGGATATGATTCAGATATTCTGATGAATATCTACGAGATGAAAATGCTGAATGTATTGGGATTATATCCAATACTTAATCAATGTTCCGTTTGCGGCAGCACAGACGGACTTTTTTCTTTTTCAATTCGTGAAGGCGGCTTTATCTGTCACCGCTGTTTAGATAAGGATCCGTACCATTATAAATTATCGCCATCATCTGTAAAATTATTACGATTATTTTATTTTATTGATCTTTCGAGATTAGGAAATATCTCAGTAAAACAGGAAACAAAAGATGAGTTAAAAACAGTTATTTCATCCTACTACGAAGAATACTCAGGTCTTTATCTAAAAACAAAGAAATTCCTCCAATCCATGGAAAAATTTCGTGATCAATTATAG
- a CDS encoding pyruvate, water dikinase regulatory protein, whose protein sequence is MITPVIYVVSDSVGETAELVTKAAISQFNGSGMTLKRFPYVEDKEHIDEVISLVTMDHAMIAFTLVKPDMRVYMKEKADEAGIYAVDLMGPIMDQIQIFSGKAPLCEPGLVRKLDEDYFKKVEAIEFAVKYDDGRDPRGILKADIVLIGVSRTSKTPLSQYLALKRLKVANVPLVPEVDPPEELYKVPAEKCFGLKISPQKLNNIRRERLISLGLNDQASYANIERIRDELTFFEKIVNRINCPVIDVTNKAVEETANVILNYFHKRRS, encoded by the coding sequence ATGATTACACCAGTCATATATGTAGTATCTGATTCAGTGGGGGAAACAGCTGAATTAGTTACTAAAGCAGCAATCAGCCAGTTTAATGGGTCAGGAATGACATTAAAGAGATTCCCTTATGTGGAGGACAAGGAACATATTGATGAAGTAATTTCGCTGGTCACAATGGACCACGCTATGATTGCATTTACTCTTGTAAAACCTGATATGAGAGTTTATATGAAGGAAAAAGCGGATGAAGCAGGAATTTACGCTGTTGACTTAATGGGACCAATCATGGATCAAATTCAAATTTTCAGTGGGAAAGCCCCTCTTTGCGAACCCGGACTCGTAAGAAAACTGGATGAAGACTATTTTAAAAAAGTTGAAGCCATTGAGTTTGCTGTGAAATATGATGATGGACGAGATCCAAGGGGAATCTTAAAAGCGGATATTGTCTTAATTGGAGTGTCTAGGACGTCAAAAACTCCTTTGTCTCAATATTTAGCTTTAAAACGTTTGAAAGTTGCCAATGTACCCCTAGTTCCAGAAGTGGACCCTCCAGAGGAATTATACAAAGTGCCCGCTGAAAAATGTTTTGGATTAAAAATAAGTCCACAAAAACTAAATAATATTAGGCGTGAACGATTAATCTCACTAGGATTAAATGACCAGGCAAGCTACGCAAATATTGAACGAATTCGTGATGAATTAACCTTCTTTGAAAAAATAGTAAATAGAATTAATTGTCCCGTTATTGATGTTACCAATAAAGCCGTGGAAGAAACAGCAAATGTTATTCTAAATTACTTTCATAAAAGAAGGTCCTAA
- the rpoD gene encoding RNA polymerase sigma factor RpoD, protein MAEKSARSKETENELTFEQVKDQLTVLGKKTGVLAYDDIAERMANFDLESDQMDDFLESLTEQGIELVGESEDEDPNPKQLAKGDDDEFDLNDLSVPPGVKINDPVRMYLKEIGRVDLLSADDEKELALRIEKGDEEAKRRLAEANLRLVVSIAKRYVGRGMLFLDLIQEGNMGLIKAVEKFDYQKGFKFSTYATWWIRQAITRAIADQARTIRIPVHMVETINKLIRVQRQLLQDLGREPTPEEIGEDMDLTPDKVREILKIAQEPVSLETPIGEEDDSHLGDFIEDQDATSPSEHAAYELLKEQLEDVLDTLTDREENVLRLRFGLDDGRTRTLEEVGKVFGVTRERIRQIEAKALRKLRHPSRSKRLKDFLE, encoded by the coding sequence ATGGCTGAAAAATCAGCCCGTTCAAAAGAGACCGAGAACGAATTGACTTTTGAACAAGTAAAAGACCAGTTAACGGTACTGGGAAAGAAAACCGGCGTCCTTGCCTATGATGATATTGCGGAAAGAATGGCAAATTTTGATTTAGAATCCGATCAGATGGATGACTTTTTAGAATCCCTAACTGAGCAGGGAATTGAATTAGTCGGTGAAAGTGAAGACGAAGATCCAAACCCTAAGCAATTAGCAAAAGGGGATGACGATGAGTTTGATTTAAATGATCTTAGTGTTCCACCTGGAGTTAAGATAAATGATCCTGTTCGTATGTATTTAAAAGAAATTGGCCGTGTTGATTTGCTTTCTGCCGACGATGAAAAAGAGTTGGCACTTCGTATAGAAAAAGGTGACGAAGAAGCGAAGCGACGACTAGCTGAAGCAAACCTCCGGCTCGTGGTCAGTATTGCAAAGCGTTATGTTGGACGTGGTATGCTATTTCTTGATCTTATTCAGGAAGGCAATATGGGATTAATTAAGGCTGTTGAAAAATTTGATTATCAAAAAGGCTTTAAGTTCAGTACCTATGCTACCTGGTGGATACGTCAAGCTATCACTAGAGCAATTGCTGACCAAGCTAGGACTATTCGTATTCCTGTTCATATGGTAGAAACCATTAATAAACTTATCCGTGTCCAAAGACAATTACTTCAGGATCTAGGTCGCGAACCTACACCAGAAGAAATTGGCGAAGATATGGACTTAACACCAGATAAAGTTAGAGAAATTTTAAAGATTGCTCAAGAGCCTGTCTCCCTTGAAACGCCTATTGGCGAAGAGGATGATTCGCACTTAGGTGATTTCATTGAAGACCAAGATGCTACATCACCTTCAGAGCATGCTGCCTATGAATTATTAAAGGAGCAGCTAGAAGATGTCCTTGATACATTAACGGATCGTGAAGAAAACGTCCTTCGTTTACGCTTTGGGTTAGATGACGGCCGCACACGCACTCTAGAAGAGGTAGGAAAGGTTTTCGGTGTTACCCGTGAACGTATCCGCCAAATTGAAGCAAAGGCGTTGCGTAAATTAAGACATCCTAGCCGCAGTAAGCGTCTAAAAGACTTTTTAGAATAA